The proteins below are encoded in one region of Maribacter aestuarii:
- the hpf gene encoding ribosome hibernation-promoting factor, HPF/YfiA family, whose product MKVNAQSVNFNADVKLISFLQNRMDKLETFYDKVISSDVYLKVENTSAKENKIVEIKLNVPKDKFIVKKQCKSFEEAVDSACNSLERKLIKRKQKLRLYA is encoded by the coding sequence ATGAAAGTAAATGCACAATCAGTAAATTTTAATGCTGACGTTAAATTAATTTCCTTTTTGCAAAATCGTATGGATAAGTTAGAAACCTTTTACGATAAGGTTATAAGTTCCGATGTTTATTTAAAGGTGGAGAACACAAGCGCAAAAGAGAATAAGATCGTTGAGATTAAATTAAATGTTCCAAAGGATAAGTTCATTGTAAAAAAGCAATGTAAATCTTTTGAGGAGGCTGTTGATTCTGCATGTAATTCATTAGAGCGAAAGCTAATTAAAAGAAAGCAAAAATTACGTTTGTATGCCTAA
- a CDS encoding tyrosine-type recombinase/integrase, translating into MLLSQFEEYLTLEKNYSVHTVNAYINDINEFSTFCADNFELKGLDQAAYVMVRNWIVQLSETKVTNRTINRKIASLKAYFKFLQKIGEIEVSPLAKHKALKTAKKIEIPFSEVEMNAVLSAIVYNDDFEGKRDRLIIHVLYATGMRRSELINLKLTDVNFESDTIKVLGKRKKERIIPMLQETKGYFASYYEERNKLENIIDKRFVFLSKSGNKVYETLVYRIINKYFREVSSKVKTSPHILRHTFATHLLNKGADLNAVKELLGHSSLASTQVYTHNSIAELKKVHASAHPRGEK; encoded by the coding sequence ATGTTACTATCACAATTCGAAGAATATCTTACCCTAGAAAAAAACTATTCTGTTCACACCGTAAACGCATATATAAATGACATAAATGAGTTTTCAACTTTTTGCGCGGATAATTTTGAATTGAAAGGCCTTGATCAAGCGGCTTACGTAATGGTGCGAAATTGGATTGTGCAATTGTCCGAAACGAAGGTGACCAATCGCACAATTAACAGAAAAATTGCTTCATTAAAAGCCTATTTCAAATTCCTTCAGAAAATAGGGGAAATAGAGGTAAGTCCCCTAGCCAAACATAAAGCGCTCAAAACAGCTAAGAAAATTGAAATTCCTTTTTCGGAAGTGGAAATGAACGCTGTGCTTTCCGCAATTGTTTATAATGATGATTTTGAGGGTAAACGAGATAGACTTATCATCCATGTGCTTTACGCCACGGGAATGAGAAGGTCAGAATTGATTAACCTCAAATTAACCGACGTGAATTTTGAATCCGATACCATAAAGGTTCTCGGTAAGCGCAAAAAGGAAAGGATAATTCCGATGCTACAAGAAACTAAGGGTTATTTTGCCTCCTACTACGAGGAGAGAAATAAGTTGGAGAATATTATAGATAAGCGCTTTGTTTTTCTTTCCAAATCGGGCAATAAAGTATACGAAACTCTTGTTTATAGAATTATAAATAAGTACTTTAGAGAGGTTTCCTCTAAGGTGAAAACAAGTCCGCACATTCTAAGGCACACCTTTGCTACCCATCTATTGAACAAAGGGGCTGATTTAAACGCGGTAAAGGAATTATTGGGGCATTCCAGCTTAGCATCAACGCAAGTCTATACACATAATAGTATAGCAGAATTAAAAAAAGTACATGCCTCGGCTCACCCTAGGGGGGAGAAATAA
- the rpsU gene encoding 30S ribosomal protein S21 — MLIIPVKEGENIDRALKRFKRKFDKTGTMRQLRKRQQFTKPSVERRAQIQKAQYIQGLRDQEEI, encoded by the coding sequence ATGTTAATAATACCAGTAAAAGAAGGAGAAAACATAGATAGAGCTTTAAAGCGCTTCAAGCGTAAGTTCGATAAGACAGGTACAATGAGACAGTTGAGAAAACGTCAGCAGTTTACGAAACCTTCTGTAGAGCGCAGAGCGCAGATTCAAAAAGCACAATATATACAAGGCTTAAGAGACCAGGAAGAAATATAA
- a CDS encoding acyl-CoA dehydrogenase family protein has product MQSMYFTEEHQLFRQSLKDFLQKEVVPHIDKWEETGTIDRFIWEKFGEMGYFGLATPEKDGGLGLDLFYTVILLEELQKINSGGFAAAIWAHAYLAMTHLNKNAGEELRKKYLAPSVAGEKIGCLAVSEPFGGSDVAGMRTTAIKKGDSYVLNGSKTFITNGVYCDYMIVAAKTDPSVGNKGISILVVDRNSKGVTANKLNKLGWRASDTAELAFDNVEVPIGNILGEEDKGFTYIMEAFALERLVMGINAHARADYALEYALQYMSEREAFGQKIDQFQALRHTVADLYADMDMCREYNYSVAYKLNQGEYVVKEATISKLRSTKMADDVAYACLQFLGGYGYIEDYPLARLLRDSRLGPIGGGTSEILREIIAKIVIDKKEYKGPKD; this is encoded by the coding sequence ATGCAAAGTATGTACTTCACTGAAGAACATCAATTATTTAGACAAAGTTTAAAGGATTTTTTACAAAAAGAAGTAGTTCCCCACATAGATAAATGGGAGGAGACAGGCACTATTGATCGGTTTATTTGGGAGAAATTTGGTGAGATGGGATATTTCGGTCTGGCTACCCCAGAGAAGGACGGCGGTTTAGGTTTGGATTTGTTCTACACGGTAATCTTGTTGGAGGAACTCCAAAAAATAAATTCCGGTGGGTTTGCCGCGGCAATTTGGGCACATGCCTATTTGGCCATGACACATCTTAACAAAAATGCAGGAGAGGAGCTTAGGAAGAAATACTTGGCGCCAAGCGTTGCTGGTGAGAAAATTGGCTGTCTGGCGGTAAGCGAACCGTTTGGGGGTAGTGATGTGGCAGGTATGCGTACGACTGCGATAAAAAAAGGGGATTCATATGTACTTAATGGGTCCAAGACGTTTATAACCAATGGAGTTTATTGCGACTACATGATCGTAGCAGCAAAGACTGACCCTTCAGTAGGAAATAAAGGGATAAGCATTTTAGTGGTTGATAGAAACAGCAAGGGCGTTACTGCAAATAAGCTGAATAAATTGGGATGGAGGGCCTCGGACACTGCGGAATTGGCTTTTGACAACGTCGAGGTACCAATAGGAAATATTTTAGGGGAAGAAGATAAAGGTTTTACCTATATCATGGAGGCGTTTGCCCTGGAGCGGCTTGTTATGGGTATTAATGCGCATGCTAGAGCTGACTATGCTTTAGAATACGCGCTTCAATATATGTCTGAAAGGGAAGCTTTTGGACAAAAAATAGACCAATTTCAGGCCTTGCGACACACTGTTGCAGACCTTTATGCCGATATGGACATGTGCCGAGAATACAACTATTCCGTTGCATATAAGTTAAATCAAGGAGAATACGTTGTTAAGGAAGCCACAATTTCAAAATTAAGATCTACAAAGATGGCGGATGATGTCGCCTATGCCTGCCTTCAATTTTTAGGGGGATATGGCTACATAGAGGACTATCCTCTTGCGAGATTATTACGCGACAGCAGATTGGGGCCAATCGGTGGGGGTACCTCAGAAATTTTGAGGGAAATTATTGCGAAAATCGTGATAGACAAGAAGGAGTATAAGGGACCAAAGGATTAA
- a CDS encoding ComEA family DNA-binding protein gives MKNFKSHFTFSKQERSGIFFLLLLLVSVQVGYFLYQKFKVDTTASLVVNDAMQQRIDSLKAATTKTEIKQAFPFNPNFITDYKGYTLGMSVEEIDRLHKYRAQNKFVNSAEEFQTVTQVSDSLLASISTNFKFPEWTKGNSKPKVESENQNGKSSLNKKASNEARPEQADLNLATAQDLKRIYGIGDKLSARIIKFRDRLRGFLVDEQLYDVYGLEPDVVERTLSRFKVLNPPKIEKIKINEASVQEIAELVYLQKNVAQGIVDYRNLNGSINSFDELSKVENFPMEKIDRIALYLSLKK, from the coding sequence TTGAAAAATTTCAAATCCCACTTCACGTTCAGTAAGCAAGAACGAAGTGGGATTTTCTTTTTGCTGCTTCTTTTAGTAAGTGTCCAAGTCGGCTACTTTTTATATCAGAAATTTAAAGTTGATACTACTGCATCGCTTGTAGTGAACGATGCCATGCAACAAAGGATTGATAGTCTAAAGGCAGCCACCACGAAAACCGAAATCAAACAGGCGTTTCCTTTTAATCCCAACTTTATTACGGACTATAAGGGCTACACCTTAGGTATGTCCGTTGAAGAAATTGACCGTTTGCATAAGTATAGGGCACAGAATAAGTTCGTAAACTCTGCAGAGGAATTTCAAACCGTTACCCAAGTCTCTGATTCACTTTTAGCATCAATTTCAACAAACTTCAAATTTCCTGAATGGACAAAAGGGAATAGTAAACCGAAAGTGGAAAGCGAAAATCAAAATGGAAAAAGCTCTCTTAATAAGAAAGCATCCAATGAAGCGCGGCCTGAACAAGCGGATTTAAATCTGGCTACGGCCCAAGACCTTAAACGGATTTATGGTATTGGGGACAAATTGTCCGCCCGTATCATAAAATTTAGGGATAGGTTGAGAGGTTTTCTAGTTGACGAACAACTTTACGATGTGTACGGGTTGGAGCCGGATGTGGTGGAAAGAACTTTAAGCCGATTCAAAGTTTTAAATCCACCCAAAATTGAAAAAATAAAGATCAATGAAGCATCCGTTCAAGAAATTGCCGAATTAGTATATCTTCAAAAAAATGTGGCTCAGGGCATCGTGGATTATAGGAATCTCAACGGAAGTATAAATTCATTTGACGAATTATCAAAAGTAGAGAATTTTCCAATGGAGAAGATAGACAGAATTGCATTATATTTGTCGCTAAAAAAATAA
- a CDS encoding alanine/glycine:cation symporter family protein, giving the protein MKYKLLSLLAVLLPVFSFAQEKGLDEKVNDAFMPFATWWEATVLTSIPVAGYNIPIVLILLILGATFFTIYFKFPGITKFPLAINVVRGKYEEIEKYGLEKVELHMTEDGDIPDTIRDESEEGEVSHFQALATAVSGTVGLGNIAGVAVAIALGGPGATFWMIVCGLIGMSTKFVECTLGVKYRDVGPDGTVYGGPMYYLSKGLSEGNMKVLGKVLAAIFAILCVGASFGGGNAFQSNQAAVQLTTMLSLEGGATGVIIGVILAILVGIVIIGGIKKIASVTEKIVPFMAGIYVLASLVIIFANIKYIGDAFGMIFAGAFSPDAAIGGIVGVIIVGFQRAAFSNEAGAGSAAIAHSAVKTRYPASEGIVALLEPFIDTVVICTMTALVIIFFNMDAGAFDYGNGVGSTVLLNESGAYVGGVDLTSMAYDSVIPGFRYVLTIAIILFAFSTMISWSYYGLQSWKYLFGRGKTADIVYKVLFLMFVVIGAAATLDAVIKFSDAMILALVFPNMIGLLILFPKVKKSLSRYLDAIQKVY; this is encoded by the coding sequence ATGAAGTATAAACTTCTATCCCTTCTTGCAGTTTTACTCCCAGTTTTTTCCTTTGCACAAGAAAAAGGATTGGACGAGAAAGTAAATGATGCTTTCATGCCTTTTGCAACTTGGTGGGAGGCAACTGTCCTAACTTCGATTCCGGTAGCGGGTTATAATATTCCGATAGTTTTGATATTACTTATTCTAGGCGCTACATTTTTTACCATTTATTTTAAGTTTCCAGGTATTACGAAATTTCCTTTGGCGATTAACGTGGTGCGTGGAAAATATGAGGAAATTGAGAAGTATGGACTTGAGAAGGTGGAACTTCACATGACAGAGGACGGTGATATCCCTGATACCATCCGTGACGAAAGTGAGGAAGGGGAAGTAAGTCACTTTCAGGCATTGGCTACCGCTGTTTCAGGGACCGTAGGTTTGGGTAATATTGCAGGGGTTGCTGTTGCGATTGCACTGGGAGGTCCGGGTGCAACCTTTTGGATGATCGTGTGTGGTTTAATCGGTATGTCCACAAAATTTGTGGAATGTACGTTAGGGGTCAAGTATAGGGATGTAGGACCGGATGGTACTGTTTATGGAGGACCTATGTATTACTTGTCCAAAGGACTCAGCGAGGGCAATATGAAGGTTTTGGGTAAAGTTTTAGCTGCAATTTTTGCAATTTTATGCGTTGGAGCTTCCTTTGGTGGTGGTAATGCTTTCCAATCCAACCAAGCTGCGGTGCAGCTAACTACCATGCTCAGCTTGGAAGGTGGCGCCACAGGTGTGATTATTGGTGTCATCTTGGCCATTTTGGTCGGTATCGTAATAATTGGGGGTATAAAAAAAATAGCATCAGTTACCGAAAAGATAGTACCATTTATGGCCGGTATTTATGTGTTGGCCTCCTTGGTAATTATTTTTGCTAACATAAAATATATAGGTGATGCTTTCGGAATGATTTTCGCCGGAGCCTTCTCACCTGATGCTGCTATTGGCGGTATCGTAGGGGTAATCATTGTCGGCTTCCAAAGAGCTGCCTTCTCCAATGAGGCGGGTGCCGGTTCTGCCGCAATTGCCCACTCCGCAGTAAAAACCAGATATCCTGCAAGTGAAGGTATTGTAGCTCTATTGGAACCGTTCATTGATACTGTCGTTATATGTACCATGACCGCATTGGTCATCATATTCTTTAATATGGATGCTGGCGCCTTTGATTATGGAAATGGTGTGGGTAGCACGGTGTTACTTAATGAAAGTGGAGCTTATGTTGGTGGTGTTGATTTAACTTCCATGGCCTATGATTCGGTAATACCAGGATTTAGATATGTACTTACCATAGCCATAATTCTTTTTGCATTTTCAACCATGATTTCTTGGTCTTATTATGGGCTGCAGTCATGGAAGTACCTTTTTGGAAGGGGTAAAACCGCTGATATCGTCTATAAGGTATTGTTCCTTATGTTCGTCGTTATCGGTGCAGCCGCTACTTTGGATGCCGTGATTAAGTTTTCCGATGCCATGATCTTAGCCTTAGTCTTCCCTAACATGATTGGGTTATTGATATTATTCCCGAAAGTTAAAAAGAGTCTAAGTAGATACTTGGATGCCATCCAGAAGGTTTATTAA
- a CDS encoding PspC domain-containing protein yields the protein MNIFYDLLHYLQKRGFEVCGRIAERLGIRARVVRTSFIYLTFVTLGFGFALYLFLAFWLKIKDLIYTKRTSVFDL from the coding sequence ATGAACATATTCTACGACTTATTACATTATTTGCAAAAAAGAGGTTTTGAAGTTTGTGGGAGGATTGCCGAAAGACTAGGTATTAGGGCTAGGGTAGTTCGTACTTCTTTTATTTACTTAACGTTCGTTACATTGGGTTTTGGTTTTGCTTTATATCTTTTCCTTGCATTTTGGTTAAAAATCAAGGATTTAATTTATACAAAAAGAACTTCGGTATTTGACCTCTAG
- a CDS encoding DUF2851 family protein codes for MREDLLHFIWKYRKFPSLELKTTDGELLSVLSVGTHNMLAGPDFFNAQIKIDDQLWAGNVEIHVNSSDWYAHKHEDDKNYDNVILHVVYEDDIRVHRGDGSVVPTLELKAYINDELLQAYEKLFEQQRHQFINCGKDIKLVSNFKWDNWVERLYIERLEQKSEVILELLKTSQNDWEKVLFVLLLKNFGSKINGDVFYNLGTNLDFSIIRKLAGKPLQMESLLLGLAKLLESEEIVDSHFLKLKEEFNFLKHKHNLEESTIGPPAFFKLRPSNFPTIRLSQIARLYAANPNMFHKLIEAENSNYYEILKVTANPYWDNHYTFGKVSKTRSKTTSKKFVDLLIINAILPIKFCYLKYKGLPIDESFIQTIRGIASESNNIIQNYEKLGVPVESAEKSQALLQLYNNYCTKNKCLQCVVGSELLNLKP; via the coding sequence ATGCGTGAGGATTTGCTTCATTTTATCTGGAAATACCGAAAATTTCCAAGTTTAGAATTGAAAACAACTGATGGTGAGTTGTTATCGGTGCTATCAGTTGGCACCCATAACATGCTGGCAGGCCCCGACTTTTTTAATGCTCAAATTAAAATTGATGACCAACTATGGGCAGGAAATGTGGAAATCCATGTGAATTCCTCAGATTGGTATGCCCACAAACATGAAGATGATAAAAACTATGACAATGTCATATTGCATGTGGTCTATGAGGATGATATTAGAGTGCATAGAGGAGATGGCTCGGTAGTTCCCACCTTGGAGCTCAAGGCATATATTAATGATGAATTATTACAAGCTTATGAGAAGTTGTTTGAGCAACAACGGCATCAGTTTATCAATTGTGGAAAAGATATCAAGTTAGTTTCGAATTTCAAATGGGACAACTGGGTGGAAAGATTATATATTGAAAGACTGGAACAAAAATCCGAAGTTATTTTAGAGCTTTTAAAGACTTCTCAAAACGATTGGGAAAAAGTCCTGTTCGTACTTTTATTGAAGAATTTTGGATCTAAAATAAATGGGGATGTCTTTTATAACTTAGGTACCAACCTAGATTTTTCAATTATAAGAAAACTAGCAGGCAAACCATTACAAATGGAGAGTCTACTCCTAGGGCTTGCCAAGCTTTTGGAATCGGAAGAAATTGTTGACTCTCATTTTTTAAAACTCAAGGAGGAGTTTAATTTTCTCAAGCACAAGCATAATTTGGAGGAGTCCACCATAGGTCCCCCAGCGTTTTTTAAACTGAGGCCTTCCAATTTTCCAACTATTCGCTTATCACAAATAGCAAGGCTATATGCTGCCAACCCGAATATGTTCCACAAGCTTATTGAAGCTGAAAACAGTAATTACTATGAAATTTTAAAAGTAACTGCAAATCCGTATTGGGATAATCATTATACGTTCGGTAAAGTTTCTAAAACACGTTCAAAAACTACTTCCAAAAAGTTTGTAGATCTATTGATCATAAATGCCATTTTACCTATAAAATTTTGTTATCTAAAATACAAAGGTTTACCAATAGATGAATCGTTTATACAAACTATTAGAGGTATTGCAAGCGAGTCTAATAACATTATCCAAAACTATGAAAAACTTGGGGTACCGGTCGAAAGTGCAGAAAAAAGTCAGGCCTTACTTCAGTTATATAATAATTATTGTACCAAGAACAAATGTTTGCAATGTGTGGTTGGTTCCGAGTTATTAAATTTAAAGCCTTAA
- a CDS encoding rhodanese-like domain-containing protein — MADLSQEEWEEQLSKDDNAFILDVRTPEEIEEGYIPNSKNIDIYLGQEFLDELEKLDKSKNYYVYCRSGNRSGQACAIMNSIGIANAYNLEGGFMNWEGETAG, encoded by the coding sequence ATGGCAGATTTATCACAAGAAGAATGGGAAGAGCAATTATCCAAAGATGACAATGCATTTATTTTAGATGTTAGGACACCAGAGGAAATAGAGGAAGGATACATACCCAATTCTAAGAATATCGATATTTATTTAGGGCAGGAATTTTTGGACGAATTAGAGAAATTAGATAAGTCCAAGAATTACTATGTGTATTGCAGGTCCGGTAATAGAAGTGGACAAGCTTGTGCCATTATGAACAGCATTGGTATCGCTAATGCCTATAATTTAGAAGGTGGTTTTATGAATTGGGAAGGCGAGACTGCAGGCTAG
- a CDS encoding MarR family winged helix-turn-helix transcriptional regulator, with protein MNVEEIIKTDKKIPLERRTIIHLSLVCNKIDDEVSSALKPFDISIQQFNVLRILRGQKGKPANLSTINERMVTKSSNTTRLVDKLLIKKYVNRDVCPENRRKVEISITEKGLDFLNQIDGILFETEEQILSDFSETELSELNRLLDKF; from the coding sequence ATGAATGTAGAGGAAATCATAAAAACAGATAAGAAAATACCTTTGGAAAGAAGAACGATAATTCATCTTTCCTTAGTCTGTAATAAAATAGACGATGAGGTATCTTCTGCATTAAAACCTTTTGATATATCCATTCAACAATTTAATGTATTACGAATCTTAAGAGGGCAAAAAGGGAAACCCGCCAATCTTTCTACTATTAACGAACGTATGGTGACCAAAAGCAGCAATACAACTAGATTGGTGGACAAACTACTAATAAAGAAATACGTAAATAGAGATGTCTGTCCGGAGAACCGTCGAAAGGTTGAAATAAGCATAACCGAAAAGGGATTGGATTTTTTAAATCAAATAGATGGCATACTCTTTGAAACAGAAGAACAGATTCTAAGTGATTTTTCTGAAACAGAGCTTTCGGAGTTGAACAGATTATTAGATAAATTCTAA
- a CDS encoding NAD(P)H-dependent oxidoreductase: protein MNKTIDKLNWRYATKKFDSSKKISNEDLNTLLEATRLSASSYGLQPYHVLVIENNEIREKLRPASWGQSQITDASHLIIFTNKTTFEEDLVDDYLKIVGNTRGIAEKDLKGYSDFMKSKLMQLSDAEKEVWTANQVYLALGNVMTIAAELEIDTCPMEGFETEKYNDILGLNDKNLNASVVLAVGYRSQEDETQHYPKVRKSTKELFTHI, encoded by the coding sequence ATGAACAAAACAATTGACAAACTAAACTGGCGTTATGCCACAAAAAAATTCGATAGCTCTAAGAAAATTAGTAATGAGGATTTGAATACACTTTTAGAAGCAACGAGATTAAGTGCTTCGTCCTATGGTCTTCAGCCGTATCACGTACTAGTAATAGAAAACAATGAAATCCGAGAAAAGTTAAGACCGGCATCCTGGGGACAATCACAGATAACGGATGCATCCCATCTAATCATTTTCACGAACAAAACCACATTTGAAGAAGATTTGGTAGACGATTATTTGAAAATTGTTGGGAACACTAGGGGTATTGCTGAAAAAGATTTAAAGGGTTATTCCGATTTTATGAAATCTAAACTTATGCAGCTCAGTGATGCAGAAAAGGAAGTTTGGACCGCAAATCAGGTATACCTGGCACTTGGAAACGTGATGACTATTGCGGCAGAACTTGAAATAGACACTTGCCCTATGGAAGGTTTTGAAACGGAGAAATACAACGATATATTAGGCCTAAACGACAAGAACTTAAATGCGTCGGTAGTTTTGGCAGTTGGATATCGTTCCCAAGAAGATGAGACCCAACATTATCCAAAGGTCCGTAAATCAACAAAAGAATTATTCACTCATATATAA
- a CDS encoding YceI family protein, which yields MKKTIFSIALALVFGFSATATTPLDGEKKEVKASESTVTWKGYKVTGSHEGTIDLKSGYLEMDGKKLTGGQFVVDMTSISNSDLEGESKGKLEGHLKSDDFFGVATHPTAKLVFTSVKPLNKNSYTVTGDLTIKETTKPITFVVSVYENKATATMKVDRAEYDVRYGSGSFFDNLGDKTIYDEFDLVVDLQL from the coding sequence ATGAAAAAGACAATTTTTAGTATCGCACTTGCATTAGTTTTCGGATTTTCCGCAACTGCAACCACCCCATTAGATGGAGAGAAGAAAGAAGTGAAAGCCAGCGAAAGCACAGTAACTTGGAAAGGTTATAAAGTAACCGGGTCACACGAAGGCACAATTGACCTAAAATCCGGGTATCTGGAAATGGACGGCAAAAAACTTACCGGGGGGCAATTTGTAGTAGATATGACCTCTATTTCCAATTCAGACTTGGAAGGTGAATCCAAGGGAAAATTAGAAGGACATTTGAAGTCCGACGATTTCTTTGGTGTAGCCACTCACCCTACTGCCAAATTGGTATTTACTTCGGTAAAACCACTTAATAAAAATTCATACACCGTAACGGGAGATTTGACCATTAAGGAAACTACGAAACCAATAACATTTGTTGTCTCTGTATATGAGAACAAAGCAACCGCTACCATGAAAGTGGATAGAGCAGAATATGATGTGCGTTATGGGTCTGGAAGTTTCTTTGATAATCTTGGGGACAAAACCATTTACGACGAATTTGATTTGGTAGTGGATTTACAATTATAA
- a CDS encoding anthranilate synthase component I family protein, which produces MIFRLKTHYKKILADTITPVSVYLKIRDRFPSSILLESSDYHANDNSFSYICCNPIASIKIENETIFQQFPDGTNQELQIEADTDVVEIIHDFSQKFETENNQFKFINNGLFGYMAYDAVRYFEDVKISKKEGSLDIPDIYYAVYQNIIAINHFKNEAYLFAHCFETENNISELEQMLNVKNFASYNFKTEGKPTSNLEDAEYREHVALAKKHCQRGDVFQLVLSRRFSQDFKGDEFNVYRALRSVNPSPYLFYFDYGDFKIFGSSPEAQLIVNNGKAEIHPIAGTFKRTGNDEQDAELAKKLKVDDKENSEHVMLVDLARNDLSRNGNVVKVENYREVQFFSHVIHLVSKVTGQKKADISTMKVVADTFPAGTLSGAPKHMAMQLIEKYEKTGRSYYGGAIGFMDFKGNFNHAIMIRTFLSKNHQLHYQAGAGLVAASEPENELQETYNKLGALTKALEIAETI; this is translated from the coding sequence ATGATTTTTAGATTGAAAACTCATTATAAAAAAATACTTGCGGATACTATTACGCCGGTTAGCGTATACCTCAAAATTAGAGATCGTTTTCCCAGTAGCATCCTGTTGGAAAGTAGTGACTATCATGCTAACGACAATAGTTTTTCCTATATCTGTTGTAATCCCATCGCATCTATTAAGATAGAAAACGAAACAATTTTTCAACAATTTCCGGATGGTACTAATCAAGAATTACAAATTGAAGCTGACACCGACGTTGTCGAGATAATTCACGATTTCAGTCAAAAATTTGAAACGGAAAACAATCAGTTTAAATTTATCAATAATGGTCTTTTTGGTTATATGGCCTATGATGCCGTTCGTTATTTTGAGGACGTAAAAATCTCAAAGAAGGAAGGCTCCTTGGATATTCCGGATATCTACTATGCCGTTTATCAGAATATCATAGCCATCAATCATTTTAAAAATGAGGCATACCTCTTTGCCCATTGCTTTGAGACCGAAAATAATATTTCCGAGCTGGAACAGATGCTCAACGTTAAGAATTTTGCATCTTATAATTTTAAGACTGAAGGAAAACCAACATCTAATCTAGAGGATGCAGAATACAGGGAACATGTTGCTTTGGCCAAAAAACACTGTCAACGTGGTGATGTCTTTCAACTAGTTTTATCCAGAAGGTTTTCACAAGATTTTAAAGGGGATGAATTTAATGTTTATAGAGCACTACGTTCTGTAAATCCCTCGCCCTATTTATTCTACTTTGACTACGGAGATTTTAAAATATTTGGGAGCTCGCCAGAAGCTCAGCTAATAGTTAACAATGGCAAGGCAGAAATACATCCTATCGCGGGAACCTTTAAAAGAACTGGCAACGATGAGCAAGATGCAGAACTTGCAAAAAAATTAAAGGTTGATGATAAGGAAAATAGCGAACATGTAATGCTGGTAGACCTTGCGCGGAACGACCTTAGCAGAAACGGGAACGTGGTTAAAGTAGAGAATTACAGAGAAGTTCAATTCTTTTCTCACGTGATTCACTTGGTAAGTAAGGTCACCGGGCAAAAAAAAGCGGATATTTCAACGATGAAGGTTGTGGCGGATACTTTTCCCGCCGGGACTTTAAGCGGCGCGCCAAAACATATGGCCATGCAACTTATAGAGAAATATGAAAAAACAGGTAGGAGTTATTACGGCGGAGCCATTGGCTTCATGGATTTCAAAGGTAATTTTAACCATGCTATTATGATCCGTACTTTTTTGAGCAAAAACCATCAACTGCATTATCAAGCCGGAGCCGGACTGGTTGCAGCATCGGAACCAGAAAACGAGCTACAAGAAACCTACAATAAATTGGGTGCATTGACCAAAGCACTTGAAATAGCGGAGACTATTTAG